Below is a genomic region from Mucilaginibacter auburnensis.
AGGAATTTTTAGAATATAAATAAAAGTATAATTTCAAGTCATTACCTTACTTAACCGCCTGTTTCGCAATTTCACTTTTTGCGCGCTCCAGCTCTTTATCTACTCCGCTTAAATACTCATTGATGGAGTAAGAAATTGCAATGTCGGGCATCACTCCTCTGCCTTCAGTATTGTCAGGAACCGGTGATTCCATTTGAACGGTGCGCAACTGTAATATCATGCCCGAATGTGGTGTCGTCACGTCTTTTGTTAAACCACCCATTAGCGCGTTACGGCCTCCGCCGGTTTCTTCGCCTATAATCACGGCATTGCCTAATCCCTGCAAATTTGCTGCTAACAAACTTGCAGCAGAAAACGTACAACCATTGACCAATACAAACAATTTTCCTCTAAAATTCGCTGATTGAGGAGTAACAGGTATTGCGCTTCCATATTTTACACGCTCATCTGGCGTTTTAGTTTTGTCGTTTAACACGTTATTATCTACTTTGGCAAAAAGGGATGGCCGACTGATCAGGTAAGAAAACAGGTTTGTAACCGCAATAAAATCTCCACCATGGTTGTTACGCAGGTCAAGAATGAGTGACGTAGTTCTGGTATTTGACAGTCTCCAAAAAACTGAAGCGTATGGTGACAGTAAATCTCCCATCACACCAGATTGGATTTGACCGGGCATCCCATCAAATGGCATCCTCGGGAATGACCCTATCTTTAAATAACCCGTCCCATTTGGTAATAATTTAAAATCTGAGGTTACCTCGCCGATCGGCTGTGGAGGGGTTTTGCGTGGCAAAGCTTTAACTTCAACTAACCGTTCAGTATCATTAAACTTAACTTTAAATAAAATATTCTTTTTAAGGCCGTATAACTGGGTAAAAAGGTCGGGAATCAAACCCATATTTAATGCCTGGGATTTAAAAGTTTGGTTATATCCGTCGGATGGGATAACAGAAAAAAAATCAGCTAACATTTTAGCGGCCGCAATGCCATTAATAGACAATACTTCCGCTCCTGACGGAATTACAACATTCGTTTCAGAAGCACCAGTGATATACAATCTACCCTGTAAAACCCTGTATTTAAATTGCTCAATGGGGTAGATATTTATAGCGGCTGCTTTTGCCGCCTCAACTTCGGTGTTGCTAAGGTTGATACGTATAGAAAGATGACCGTCGCCGATTGATGATAGCACACTTGCTATGCCAAGTCGCAGCGCTATATTCGTTACAGGCCGTTTGAGGCTGCTTTTAAGGCTGTCAATCTTGTTGTCAAATGCCTGCTTGCTAATGTATCGATATAAGTTTGGATGCTCTTTTTCTAAAGAGTTCCTGATGAAATCAATATCCGCCCGGGCATCCTTAACAGAATTTATTTTATCATAAGAAGGGCAATGCAATTGCGCTTGCAATTGGCCGGAAAAGCATGTTAAAAAAACAAATATGGAGAGCGCCCAATATTTCATTTACGGATTTTGTTTGGTGAGCTATAGGTGGTAGCTTTTTTGAACTGCGTTGGCATATCGGCTCAATTTTCAGGAAATATTTGACTCAATTTTTTTGACAATTCTTCGCCGAGTAAATTGATCGCGATTATTTTCCCATCAGGATCTATCAAAAAGTTTGAAGGTACAGCATTTATATTATACAAAACCGCTGCCTCGTTACCCTGACCTTTAAGATCACTTATTTGCGGCCAGGTCAAATTGTCATTTTTGATCGTATTAATCCATGTTTGTCTATTAACATCCGTAGATACGCCAATAATTTCAAATCCTGATTTGGAAAATTTTTTATATATTTTCACAAGCTGCGGGTTTTCTTCACGGCACGGTCCGCACCATGATGCCCAAAATTCCAGTAAAACAAATTTGCCCCTGTAATCAGATAGCGCTACATTTTTGTTATTCTTGTCTGATTGAACAAAATCAGGCGCTAATTTTCCTATACCGAGCGCCGAAGAATTTTTTTGAATCCCTTTTACGGAACGTGTATACTGCGAATCTTTTAATTTACCATCAAACATATTCAATAAATGTTCAACTTCTGACGGATTTAACAATTTGGTCAACGCCAGATGGTTAAGCAATATCATACCGTAAACATTATTAAGATTGCGCAATATTTCTGTTTTATAAAGTTCTGTAATTACACGTCTTATACTATCGGCTTCTGTAAATTTAGAGGCAACTAAAAACTGCGTTCTTTCCTCTTTTAGCGGCGTTACCAATGTTTGTATCTGATGAAGCTTAACGTTTATTTCAGATCCTGATACTTCCATTGACGTAATTTCTTCCACCTTTCCTGTTATTACAACATCACTATTATCCACCCAAAAAGCCGGCGAACAAAAACTTTTTCCGTCGCCTCCGTTGTCTTTAGTTGATGCTATGAGAAGGCCGGCAGGTTCACCAAAATAATTGAATACAAGCGCACCATTTTTTGCATTGCACGAATCAATACCGCTCTGACTTGTGCTGTTTATGTAATAGCGCCCATTCGTTAATCCTTTTATATGAGCTGTTATTTTAATGTGTTTTTTTAACAGCGTTTGAGCGTGCGTTGAGGTAATAAATAATAGCGATACCGCGGCTATGAAAAGAGCCTTACGGCGGTAAATGATAGAAAGTATATATACCATAAGTTTAGGTTTTGATAAATGTAGTGATTTTGCAAATAATAGCAAATTGAGATAGCTTTCCAAATTTCTATTTATAAACAAAGACGGCCGAAGCACAACCCTAAAAAGGGTGCGCTCCGGCCGCTTCACTAAAACAGATACCTCTAACTGAATTAAGGTTTTAAAACATCATCAATAAGGTGTACCACACCGTTGGTAGCTACCATATCGGTAGCTGTGATGTTTGCAGCAGTTGTGTTACTGTTACCTTTAACTTTTGCACCGCCCGATAGCGTAATTTTAACTTTAGCGCCGTTTAAAGTGGTTGGTTCGGCACCTTCAGTAAGGTTACTTGACAATACACGTGCAGCAATTACATGGTAGGTTAAAATAGAAGCTAATGTGTTAGGATCAGCAGTTTGAATAGAAGCAATTGAGCTGAAACCTGCTTTTATAAAAGCTGCGTTGGTTGGCGCAAACACAGTGTACGGACCATTACCGCTTAACACCTGTGCAACATTGGTACTACCTGTACTGGCACGAACTATAGCAGCAACCAAAAAGGTTAAATTAGTATTGCCCTGAGCCATTGCCACAATGTTAGCCGATGGCGGCATAATAACTTTGTTGATTATATGCACAATACCGTTTGATGCCTGTATATCTGCTTGTTTAACAACTGCGCCATTAATAGACACTGCACTGCCATTTTTAACCACATAAGCTTTGGCGGTGTTTACCGTAGTAACTTCGGTGGTACCGGCAGCTATGCTGGCTGCTGTATATTGCTGACCAAGCACATGGTATAGCAATACTGCTCTTAACTGATCAACCGGCATAGCATTGATCTTTTCAACAGTACCAAGGTCGGCCGCTATAAATGCATCATTGTCGGGAGCAAAAACGGTGAATGTGCCTGACCCGGCTAATGTTTCAGCAAGACCGGCGCGAACTACAGCTGCGCGCAATAATGATAAATTCGCATTTGCTGATACTAACGCTGTGATGTTAGCATTGGCATTAGGATCAATGTTGTCGTTGTTTTTTGTGCAAGAAGAAAATAGACCGGCTGTAACCAGTAAAGCCGCTGCAAAAAGTTTAAGTTTTCTCATAGTGATTCGTATTAGTTAATATTTAAATCATAGGAGTTAAACACATTTCTAAAAACGTTGTTTTTAATTGTCTAAATATTTAATGTATTTTATTAGACAAAATTTACCACTTTTAGTGCTATGAGTTTTAAAACGAGTTTATCAGAGTACAAAAATCGTTTCACCCGTCTCATTTTCGTTTCACAGAAAAACGTTATTGAATTAAAAATCAGATTCTTACGATAAAAATCGTCTCACATCGTTTCATATCTTCAGTGAGACGATGGAACGGCTAATCATTATTTGCGTTAGCTATATAATGCCGTCTGTCGCAATCGTATGAGCAGAAATACAGGCTAATTTGTTGTGGGTTAAGGGTCAAAGTTTGTATTTTTAAATCGGAGTCGTTATGTATATCCCATGCAGCGAAGCCGGAACCCAATTATAACCCACATTAACTAAATTACTTATACAGATGGAAGAATCACGTCGTAAATTTTTGAAGCAGGCATCAATTGCTGCCGGTGGAATGCTGGTGAGCAACACCGCATGGAGCGCAGCCAGTTATAAACGCATAATAGGCGCTAATGACCGCGTGCGCGTAGGCGTTGTAGGCTACTCAGACCGCCATAAAGGCGCACACATGCCTTGTTTTCTGAACCATTACAAGGAACTGAATTTTGATATTGTAGCCGTATCAGACATATGGAACAAACGCCGTGAAGAAGGTGCCGCCACATGGAAACAAAAATTGGGGCATGACATTGTAGCCTGCCGTAACAACGAAGAAATGTACAGCAAAAAACTGGTTGATGCCGTATTTGTAAGCACTGCTGATTTCCAGCACGCTAATCATGCCATTGAAGCGGTAAAAGCGGGATGTGATGTTTATTGTGAGAAACCCTTCGCCGAAAGCATGGCAGACAACCGTGAGGCCCTAAAGGTGATCAAGGCATCTGATCGGATTGTGCAGATAGGCTCACAGCGTCGTAGCGGCACTAATTACCATGCTGCTAATGACTTCATTAAATCAGGCAAGTTCGGCAACATCACCATGGTGGAGCTGGCCTGGAACGTAAACCAGCCTGGCCGCTGGCGCAGACCCGATATTGTAGCCCAATTAAAAGAGGAAGACACCGACTGGAAGAGATTTTTAGGTAACCGTCCCTTTGAGAAATTTGACCCGAGGATATATTTAGAGTACCGCTTGTTCTGGCCATACTCATCAGGCTTACCGGGCCAGTGGATGAGCCACCAGATTGACACGGTACACTGGTTTACCGGCTTGAAGCATCCGCGCAGCGTAACCGCCAACGGTGGTATCTACCAATGGAAAGACGGTCGCCGTAACTGGGATACCATTACCGCGGTATTCGACTACGGTCCTGCTGACGACCTGACAAGCGGCTTCCAGGTATCATTCCAGTCGCGTATGCACAATGGTACGGAGAACCCTACAGAGATCTATTACTCAAACGGTGGCGAGTTAAATCTCGACACTAATAAGATATCGCCTAAAGGCGGCCTAACACAACGCTTTGCAGCGGCTATGGGCATGCAACCGTTCTTGCTGCCTGAGCAAACCCTTGCAAGTACGGAACGTGTTGTGGCAAGCGCCAACACCGGCGGCGATGCGCTAACATCTGCCCACGTGCGCAACTGGATGGAATGCGTACGTAGTCGTAAAACGCCAAACGCACCTGTTGAAGCAGGGTATGCGCATTCTATTGCCAACATCATGACCACCGCTGCTGCACATACAGGCGGCCGCGCAACCTTCGATGAGAAAACGCAGGAGGTAATGGTTAACGGCAAAGTATTTAAGGGTTAGTAAGAAGAATTCTGAATATCAAACGCCGAATATCGAATACTTCACTATTCGGCGTTCGATATTCAGTGTTCATTATTAAAACGTATGAATAAGTTCCTATCTACTACATTGGCGCTGGCTGCCTTTTCTTCCGTAGCCATTGCACAGCAACAGGTTAAGGTTGTACCATCTGCAAAAGACAAAAAGATTGAGGTGCTGATAGGTGGCAAGCCGTTCACCACCTTTTTGTATCCTGATACGCTGGAGAAATCGGTATTGTATCCATTGATCGCTGCTAACGGAACAAAAGTTACCCGCGGCTTTCCGCTTGAACCGCAACCCGGAGACCCTACTGACCACCCGCATCACATTGGACTATGGTTCAATTTTGAGAACTTGAACGGTCTGGATTTCTGGAATAACAGTTACGCTATTCCACCGGCTAAAAAGAACCAATATGGTTGGATACGTACCGATAAGATACTTGAAACCAAAAGCGGCACCACTGGCGTAATTGCCTACCACGCCAACTGGACCAATCAAGCCAAAGAAGTTATACTGGAAGAAACCACACGTTATGAGTTTAGTGGCAATGCCAATCAACGCATCATTGACCGGATAACCACGCTTACCGCGCAACGGGAAGCTAAATTTACAGATGCTAAAGATGGCATGTTGGGCATCCGCCTGGCCCATGCGTTGGAAATACCCAGTAAAACCGACCAAAAGTTTACTGATGATAAGGGCATAGTAACAATTGTTAAAGCCGGTACTGATAAGATACCGAATGGCAACTACTTAACCAGCGCCGGTAAATTGGGCGATGATGCCTGGAGTACCCGTGGCGAGTGGTGCAAGGTATTCGGTAAAATGGGTAACGACTCTATCAGCGTGTCCATCATCGATCATCCTAAGAATATTAACTACCCTACGTTTTGGCATGCGCGTGGCTATGGTTTATTTGCCGCAAACCCCTTAGGCGAAAAGATATTTACCAACGGCAAATCGGCTAAAAACTTAACGCTACAAAAAGGAGAATCGGTAACTTTTAAGTACAGGATTGTGATAACGAATGGCAATACTACACCAGCAGCAAAAGAGTTAAATGCGATTGCTGCGAATTTCGCTAATAAGTAAACACAAATTCTCATCCTGAACGCAGTGAAGGATCTTGTAAAAGCGGCTAACTAAGCGCTCTGTCACCCAAGATTACAAGACCCTTCGCTATCGCTCAGAATGAAAGGAAAATAAGAAAGCCTCTCCAATTAGAGAGGCTTTCCTCGTTTATGAAAATCCCAAATCGAAATTCCGAAATCCGGAATTATATATGTATCGCTCTGTTAGCAGTAGCTGCTAAACATGCTTCGCGCATAGCTTCGGTATAAGTTGGGTGAGCATGGCTCATGCGGGTAACATCCTCAGCACTTGCACGGAACTCCATAGCACAAACAGCCTCGGCAATCATATCAGCCGCACGCGGACCTATCATGTGTACGCCTAAAATCTCGTCGGTATTAGCATCAGCCAGTACTTTAACAAAACCATCCATATCTCCGCTGGCTACTGCCCTGCCGCTTGCACGGAACGGGAATGAACCTGTTTTATATTTAACACCCGCTGCTTTCAATTGCTCTTCGGTTTGGCCAACTGCCGCAACCTCAGGCCAGGTATAAACAACGCCCGGAATCAGGTTATAATTAATGTGTGGTTTTTGGCCCGCAATAGTTTCAGCAACATAAGTACCCTCGTCTTCAGCTTTGTGAGCCAGCATAGCGCCGCGCACAACATCGCCAATAGCATAAACGCCTTTTACGCTGGTTTCCATGTGGTCGTTAACAGTAATTTTTCTGCCGCGTTCTTCAACGGTAATGCCAAGCTTATCTAAACCTAATTTATCAGTATAAGCTACACGGCCAACCGCAACCAGGCAGTAATCGCCTTTCAGTTCTTTCTTTTCGCCTTGCGGAGAATCAAAAGTTACGGTTACTTCTTCGCCTTTAACGGTAGCTCCGGTTACTTTATGACCCAGGTAAAACTCCATGCCTTGTTTAGACAATACTTTTTGTAATTCTTTACCTAAAGCTTTGTCCATGGTTGGGATAATGCCATCCATAAACTCAATTACAGATACTTTGGCACCCAAACGCGCGTAAACCGAACCCAACTCCAAGCCGATAACACCGCCACCTATTAATACAAGGTGTTTAGGTATTTCGGTAAGCGTTAAAGCCTCCGTTGAAGTAATGATGCGTTTTTTGTCTATCTGGATAAAAGGAAGACTTGACGGTTTTGAACCGGTAGCGATGATTACATTCTTGCCGGTTATTTCTTTAGTGCTACCGTCAGCAGCGGTAATAATAATAGTGTTTTTATCTTTAAAAGAACCTACGCCCTGATAAGGATCAATTTTATTCTTTTTGAACAGGAAGGCAATACCGGCAGTGTTCTTTTGAACTACTTCGGTTTTACGCTTCATCATTTGAGCTATGTCAACCTTCAGATCTTTAAGGTTAATGCCATGCGTTTGAAAAGTGTGGGCTGCATTGTGGTAATGTTCAGACGAATCTAACAACGCCTTTGAAGGAATACAACCAACATTTAAACAGGTACCACCGTAGGTAGCATATTTTTCAATAACGGCAGTTTTTAAACCCAGCTGGGCGCAGCGTATAGCGGCCACGTAGCCACCCGGCCCCGAGCCGATTACGATAACATCATATTGCATAGTAGTTTGTTTTGGAGCCCAAAGGTAAGTATTTTGAACATTAGTGATTAGTTAATTGGCGATTAGTTACCATTGTTGTGCAAAATGTTACGATACTATTATACGCCTGTCAAATTATACTAAAATTGTATATTTGGTTTCATTAACTGCTTATTATGAAATTTGTTAAAATCCTCCTTGTCCTGTTAGGGCTTACTCCTGCTTTTGCCCAGGCGCAACTCATGACCACCAAGCAAAAATACACACGGGCAGATACATTGCGCGGTATGCTTACGCCGTTACGCACCTGTTATGATATTAACTATTATCACCTCGATGTTAAGTTTGATATAGCTAAAAAGTACATCAGCGGCAGCAACCAGTTTAAGTTTACAGCTACTGAAGATTTTAACAAACTGCAGTTTGACCTTTTTGATAACCTGAAAGTAGAAAAAGTAGTCTACAAAGGCACCGAAGTGCCTTTTACCCGGGAGTTCAACGCTGTTTTTGTAACCTTTCCGCAAACCATCAAAAAAGGCGCTAAAGATGAATTTACTGTTTACTATTCCGGCAACCCTATTACAGCTAAGAACGCGCCTTGGGATGGCGGCGTAGTTTATACAACAGACTCGTTAGGCAGACCATTTGTTGCCACAGCCTGCCAGGGTTTAGGTGCCAGCGTTTGGTGGCCTAACAAAGACCATCAAGCTGATGAGGTAGACAGCATGCTCATCAGCATCAGCGTTCCAAAAGGCCTAACCAATGTTTCAAACGGTCGTTTACGCAAAACAACCGACCTGAAAGATGGCTATACTAAATTTGACTGGTTTTTGGGTAGTCCAATTAATAATTATGGTGTTGCTGTCAACATTGGCAATTACGCGCACCTAACTGACAGCTACGCCGGCGAAAAAGGCAAATTAAGCATTGATTACTGGGTATTGAATTACAATGCGGTTAAAGCCAAAAAACAGTTTGATGCCAACGTTAAACCCATGCTAAAAGCCTTTGAGCACTGGTTTGGCCCCTACCCATGGTATGAAGATGGTTACAAGTTAGTTGAAACGCCATTTTTAGGTATGGAACATCAAAGCGCGGTGGCGTATGGCAACGCTTATGGAAACGGCTATCTGGGTCAGGATCTTTCAGGCACGGGCTGGGGATTAAAATGGGATTATATTGTGGTGCACGAAAGTGGGCACGAGTGGTTTGGCAATAATATCACATCAAAAGATATTGCAGACATGTGGATACATGAAAGCTTTACTGATTATTCCGAATCGCTGTTTATTGAGCAACAGTATGGCAAACAAGCCGGGCTTGAATACAACTTTGGTTTACGTAAAGGTATTGACAATGATGCGCCCATTGTTGGCCCGTACAACGTTAATAAAGAAGGTTCTGGCGATATGTATCCGAAGGGTTCGGTATTGCTGAGCATGATACGTACCATTATTAATAATGATGCCAAATGGCGCGATATTTTACGCGGATTGAACCAAACTTTTGGCCGGAAAACAGTTACTTATGAAGATATCACCGGCTACATCGCCAAACAATCAGGCATAAATTTATTGCCTGTATTTGACCAATACCTGCATTACAAAAGTTTGCCTATTTTGAATATTGAAAGCATTAACGGTAAGTTATATTGCCGTTGGATAGCCGATGCACAGGGCTTTACAATACCTGTTAAGATAAGGGTTAAAGGAGGCGAGTGGAAATTTGTAAGCCCTACTGCCAGGTTAAAGCCGCTGGAGGTTGCTGGCCTTACCAAGGATAATATAGAAGTAGATACCTTTAATTATTACATAGGTACGCTGATAGAATAAATGGCAACAACTTTGCTTTAACAAAAGAGCTCTGCACATGCAGGGCTCTTTTACTATGAAAAAGGGAGATGAAGTAACCTGGAAATGGGGCAAAGGCAAAGCCGAAGGCGAAATTGTTGAAAAGCATAACAAACCGGTAAGTAAAACAATTAAAGGCAGCAAGATTAAACGCAACGCCAGCAAAGACGAACCCGCCTATGAAATTAAGCAGGAAGATGGCGGAAAGGTAATCAAATCAGAAAGTGAGTTGAAAAAAGCCTGACACCTTATAGCGGTGGTTTAAACCATCGCTATACAAACTATCCTCGGCGGTTTCCTTTCCACATTTACCGACATTTACCCCCCGTTTACCTAAAAACCATGTGTAATGATGCCAATTAGCGCCAATTTTGATTCGTTAATCATCACTTACAACAATGGAAAAATTACTAAGCGCCCCCATTCTTATCATCTTAGTGAAGTTTATTGCGCACGTTGCACTGGCTATTGAGTTAATAGGTCATTTAGTTAAGTAATCACATCAAAAAAATATTAAAAACTATGGCCGCCTCTTGCATCGTAGTTTTTTGTGCAGCACCTTTACAATATGTTAAAACAACCCATCATCACAGTAAAAAACCTGGTAAAAAACTATGGCGATTTTAAGGCTGTGCAGGATATTAGCTTCGAGGTTTTTGAAGGCGAAATTTTTGGCTTGCTTGGCCCTAATGGTGCCGGTAAAACCACTACTCTTGAGATCATAGAAACCCTGCGCGATAAAACATCCGGAACGGTTACAGTTGATGGGTTTGATATTGACACCCAGGCCGGCGAAATTAAAAAACGCATCGGTGTACAGTTGCAGGCTGCCGGTTATTACCCAAGCCTGAACCTGAGTGAACTGATAGTTTTATTTTGCGGATTATACGGCGTAGAAAAATCAGCAGAGGAAATGCTGGCTAAAGTGGCGCTAACCGATAAGGCCAAAGCTAAATACAAAGACCTTTCCGGAGGGCAGAAGCAGCGTTTTTCAATCGCTACTACGCTGATAAACGATCCGCGCATTGTTTTTTTAGATGAGCCTACAACTGGCCTTGACCCGCAGGCGCGCCGTAACCTATGGGACCTGATCAAAGAGATACGTGATAACGGAACCACTGTGGTAATAACCACTCATTATATGGATGAAGCCGAAGTACTATGCGACCGCGTAGCGTTCGTGGACGGTGGTAAAATTATAGGCATTGACACACCCGACCAGTTTATTGATAATCTGGTAGCTACCGGCTTTGAACGCCCAAAACAGGTTAAAGCTGCTAACCTGGAAGATGTATTTATTAACCTTACCGGGAAGGAATGGCGCGGATAAGCCCCCTAGCCCCCTAAAGGGGGAACATTTATAGATTTCGGATTTCACCAATGACTATTGACTAATGACCAATGACTGATAACAACAAACCTTACAGCAATTTAAAAGCTACGCTTGCTATAGCTAAAGCGGCCTTCCGTTCCATAACCCGCAGCCCTTCGGCAGTGGTGTTTAGCCTGGCTTTTCCGCTGATATTTATATTGGTGTTTGGCTTTATCGGCGGAGGTGGTGTAAGTGTTGATGTTGGGGTCGCGCCAAATTCTGACACCTCTAACGTTATTTATAAGGCATTAGCTAAAATGCCTATTGTTAAGTTGTATACAGATCTGAAAGAAGACGATCTTAACGGCAATTTATCCAAAGGTAGTTTAGACGCAGTAATAGATATAAAAGTTCAAAATAAAGGTTGGCAAGTGACTCCCGCTATTACAGATACCAATTTGTTGAGCAAATCACCATTTGTCGTTAACGTTCAATATACCAACGCCTCTTCAAAGGGCAGCATAGTTAAATCTGTGTTAACAAATATCTTAACCGAAGTAAATACAGCCACCTATAAACGCATAACCGGCAACCCACAATTACTAACATACGCAGAAGTTAAAGAAACCACGATAAAAGGCAGAGCATACAAAACCATTGACTTTATTCTACCAGGCCAGTTAGGCTTTTCATTGTTGAGTACAGGCGTTTTTGGTACTGCCTTTGTGTTTTTGAGCTTACGCGTTACGTTGGTCATCAAACGGTTCTTTGCAACGCCAGTGCAACGTTACAGCATTGTATTAGGCGAAGCTATTGCCCGTATATCGTTCTCATTAATTGGCGCGTTGTTCATCATTTTAGTTGGACACTTTGCCTTTGGTTTTACGCTGATACATGGGGCAGTTACGGTAGTTAATATGCTGCTGCTCTCCATATTAGGCATTATTGTTTTTATGGGATTCGGTTTTGTGGTATCAAGTATTGCTAAAAATGAAAGCTCTGTACCCCCAATTGCCAATATCATTACGCTTCCGCAATTTCTTTTATCGGGTACCTTCTTTTCCATTACTGCTTTTCCAACATGGTTACAACCTATAAGCCGTGCTTTACCCTTAACTTATTTAAACGATGCACTACGCAAAGTGGCCTTTGAAGGGGCGGGATTATTTGATGTTGGGCACCAGATCTTAATTATGTTAATATGGGGCGTAGTTGTATATGGTGTAGCCGTTAAGACTTTTAAATGGGAGTAGTGTTAACATAAACTTAACACTCAACAACAAAACCTTAATATTGAGATAATATTAAGAAAATAGATTTGCACTTAAAATTTACACAAATTTAACATGGTAAAGTTTAAGTCGCAGTTAGCGCTCATCATTTTCATCATTTCGGCATGTGCATTTTCTGCAAAGGCACAAAACAACAAAACAGGTATTTTCGGTGTAGCTACAATAACCTTGCCCGGCGATAGTTTAAGCCGTTGGGGCGGTTACATTGAG
It encodes:
- a CDS encoding ABC transporter ATP-binding protein, which produces MLKQPIITVKNLVKNYGDFKAVQDISFEVFEGEIFGLLGPNGAGKTTTLEIIETLRDKTSGTVTVDGFDIDTQAGEIKKRIGVQLQAAGYYPSLNLSELIVLFCGLYGVEKSAEEMLAKVALTDKAKAKYKDLSGGQKQRFSIATTLINDPRIVFLDEPTTGLDPQARRNLWDLIKEIRDNGTTVVITTHYMDEAEVLCDRVAFVDGGKIIGIDTPDQFIDNLVATGFERPKQVKAANLEDVFINLTGKEWRG
- a CDS encoding M1 family metallopeptidase, with the translated sequence MKFVKILLVLLGLTPAFAQAQLMTTKQKYTRADTLRGMLTPLRTCYDINYYHLDVKFDIAKKYISGSNQFKFTATEDFNKLQFDLFDNLKVEKVVYKGTEVPFTREFNAVFVTFPQTIKKGAKDEFTVYYSGNPITAKNAPWDGGVVYTTDSLGRPFVATACQGLGASVWWPNKDHQADEVDSMLISISVPKGLTNVSNGRLRKTTDLKDGYTKFDWFLGSPINNYGVAVNIGNYAHLTDSYAGEKGKLSIDYWVLNYNAVKAKKQFDANVKPMLKAFEHWFGPYPWYEDGYKLVETPFLGMEHQSAVAYGNAYGNGYLGQDLSGTGWGLKWDYIVVHESGHEWFGNNITSKDIADMWIHESFTDYSESLFIEQQYGKQAGLEYNFGLRKGIDNDAPIVGPYNVNKEGSGDMYPKGSVLLSMIRTIINNDAKWRDILRGLNQTFGRKTVTYEDITGYIAKQSGINLLPVFDQYLHYKSLPILNIESINGKLYCRWIADAQGFTIPVKIRVKGGEWKFVSPTARLKPLEVAGLTKDNIEVDTFNYYIGTLIE
- a CDS encoding ABC transporter permease: MTDNNKPYSNLKATLAIAKAAFRSITRSPSAVVFSLAFPLIFILVFGFIGGGGVSVDVGVAPNSDTSNVIYKALAKMPIVKLYTDLKEDDLNGNLSKGSLDAVIDIKVQNKGWQVTPAITDTNLLSKSPFVVNVQYTNASSKGSIVKSVLTNILTEVNTATYKRITGNPQLLTYAEVKETTIKGRAYKTIDFILPGQLGFSLLSTGVFGTAFVFLSLRVTLVIKRFFATPVQRYSIVLGEAIARISFSLIGALFIILVGHFAFGFTLIHGAVTVVNMLLLSILGIIVFMGFGFVVSSIAKNESSVPPIANIITLPQFLLSGTFFSITAFPTWLQPISRALPLTYLNDALRKVAFEGAGLFDVGHQILIMLIWGVVVYGVAVKTFKWE
- a CDS encoding hypervirulence associated TUDOR domain-containing protein, which produces MKKGDEVTWKWGKGKAEGEIVEKHNKPVSKTIKGSKIKRNASKDEPAYEIKQEDGGKVIKSESELKKA